The uncultured Campylobacter sp. nucleotide sequence GAAAACATGAAAGCAAATGAGGGAAAAATGAAAATAGCGATAATCGGGCTTGGCTACGTTGGGCTTCCTTTAGCGGCGGCGTTTGCCGCGAAACACGAGGTCGTGGGCTTTGACGTCTCGCAAGAGCGCATAGACGAGCTGCGCGGCGGGCACGATCGCACGCTGGAGCTTAGCGACGAGGAGCTTGCTGCGGCGATTCAAAACGGGCTTAAATTTAGCGCAAATCTAGATGATATGAGGCAGAGCAATTTTTATATCGTGTGCGTGCCGACGCCCGTAGATAGGCTAAATCGCCCCGATCTTACGCCGCTAATCAAAGCTAGCGAAAGCGTCGGAGCCGTGCTTAAAAAGGGCGACATCGTCGTGTATGAAAGCACCGTCTATCCGGGCGCTACGGAGGAGGACTGCGTACCGGTTTTAGAGCGAGTCAGCGGGCTTAAATTTAACCGCGATTTTTTCTGCGGATATTCGCCCGAGCGGATCAATCCGGGCGATAAAATTCACACCGTCACGAAGATCAAAAAGATCGTCTCGGCAAGCACCCAGGAGGCTTTGGATGTCGTAGATAGCGTCTATCTTAGCATCCTGCAAAACGGCACCTTTCGCGCTAGCAGCATCAAGGTCGCCGAGGCCGCGAAGGTGATCGAAAACACCCAGCGCGACATCAATATCGGCTTTATCAACGAGCTTGCGATCCTGTTCGGCAAGCTCGGTATCAATACCAACGACGTCATCGACGCGGCGGCTACGAAGTGGAATTTCTTAAGCTTCCGTCCGGGCCTCGTGGGCGGACACTGCATCGGCATCGATCCGTATTATCTGGCGCAGAAGGCGACCGAGGTGGGCTATCACCCCGAAATCATCCTCTCAAGCCGCCGCATTAACGATAATATGGGAAGCTACGTCGCTACGGAGGTCGTCAAGATGATGATAAAATACGACGAAAAGGTAAAGGGCGCAAAGGTCTTGATCCTAGGACTTACGTTTAAAGAAAACTGCCCCGACACCCGCAATACGCGCGTCGTGGATATGATAAACGAGCTTAAAAATTTCGGCTGCGAAGTAAGCGTCTATGATCCTTGGGCTAGCGCCGCCGACGCCAAGAGATACTACGACATCGATCTGCTGCAAAAGCCTGATTTGCGTAAATTCGACTGCGTCGTAATCGCCGTGGCGCATAAGCAATTTTTCGAGCTTGATTACACGGGCTCGCTGGTTTACGACGTGAAAAACGTCTATAAAGGCGCGCAAGGAAAGCTCTGAGATTTGCTTGGGGTTTAAATTTAGACTTCTAAATCAGTAGCTTAGCGGGGATAAGGATGAATGAAGCAAGGCTCAAAGAGCTAAAGAAAATTCTAAACGAACGGCATCAAAATTTAGAGCAAGGTTTGCAAGAAGATTTTAATGCTCAAAATTTTGATGCTTCAAAATCCGTTAGCTCAAATTTAAATGCTTCAAATTTTAATGCCTTGGATTTAAACAGTACAAATTCTAAAGCTTTAAATTCTAACGATCAAAATTCAGATAAACTAAATTTAAACGTAGAATGCTGTAGAAAATTTCAAAATTCAAATTCCGATGATGCCGCTTCTAATAAAAATTCTAAAACTGGGGCTAGAGACTACGACAAAGATCCGATAGTTATAAAAAATTACAACATTATGCACTTGCAGTTTTATATCATCATAGCAATCATTATTCCGTCTATTTTCATAAAAATTTTATATAACAAAGGTTTGATAGATTTATATTATGGCGGTAGAACATATTTGCTATATAATCAAAATTCAATTTTTATTTTAAGTGTTTTATTTTTGTGCCTGTTCGCCTTGTATTGCTATTTTGCAAAAGAAAATGATATTATTATCAACAATTCGCACATAACATATTTTAAAAACATATCAAGCGGGTTGGAAATTTTTAAAATAAACAATGATAATTTTATCAAGGAAAACTATAAATTGAAAATAAATGTTTTATGTTTTATTTTGTGTTTGATTTCCCTATTGTCAGGTTTTGGCTATCAAGAAATTATTTTTATCGTTTCTATACTTGTCGTTAGATTTTTGCCAATATTCCTTTTTTCGATACTCCAAAATAAAAAATTTGAATTTTATAATCCAGGATATTTATGCATTAAAACAAGAACCGGAAAACAGATAGTTCCTTTGGTTTCAAAAAAAGATACAAAAGAGGTAAGAGAATATTTTTTAAATAAGCTTAATATCGATATTATTGATAAAGTAAATTATTTTATGTAATCAAATTTTAATAAAGGAGATGTAGATGAGTAGAGAAAGCGTTGATAAAATGGGCACCTATTACAGGTAGTCTTAAATTGTTATAAGAATATTTTTCTGATTTGCCAAAAAATGTTAGAGATTAATTTTGATTTAAAGTATTTTCAAAATAAATATGGCGATATAATAAGCGGAGATTGTTTAAAAAAAGATAAAATTTCGCCGATTTTATCGGCATTGTATTAGGCTTGCAAACTCCGCAAAAGTATAAAAAATTCGAATAGAAAAGTTAAATTTAATTCCTAAATTTACAGCGCTTGCGCGAGTATAAATTTCGCAAAATCCTCGCGGGAGTTCGGGCATTTGCACACTTCGTAGTATTCGTAACCCAGCTCGCGCGCCTGGGCCCTATAAAAAATATCCAGCTCGAAATCGGTCTCGGAGTTATCCACACAAAACGCGATCGGGAATATCAGCGCTTTTTTGCTCTGCAGATCTCGCAAGACGTCCGCGATATTGGGCTCTAGCCACTTTACGGGGCCAAGGCGCGATTGATACGCCAAAATAATCTCTTTAAATTTAATCCCGCGCGTAGCCAACAGATCTTTTAAAATTTTTACGTGTGCCTCTACCTGTGCCTCGTAAGGATCGCCCGCGGTGATCATTTTTACCGGCAGCGAATGCGCAGAAAATATAAGCGAAATTTGCGAAATTTCATCCGCGCTAAATTTTGCGACGCATCCGGCAATTAAATTTAGTAAAATTTCGTTGTAAGCGGCGATGTCGTAGAAGATGTCAATGGTTTTATAATTTTTTGTACCGAGCCGTTTAAGTGCTGCCTCGGCAGAACACAGGCTCGATTGCACCGTCGTTTTTGAGAAGTGCGGATACAAAGGCATCAAAATTATCTCGTCAAAATCCGCATATTTTTTAAGCACGTCCTCCGCAAAGGGCGGCGTGTAATTCATCGCATAATCGCAAACCAGCTCGTCTATTGGTTTTTCATCCTGCGGCGCTTCATTTTGCAGCACCTCGCTCTGTGTCGGGATGCTCTGCGGCGGCTCATTCGCGGCGCCCGCATCCGCTGCATTTTCAAATTTTAATCCCGCGCCTAATTTTGCTCGCGCGAGTAAATTTACCCGCTCGCAAAGCGCTTCGGTGATGGAGCATATCGGCGAGCGCCCGCCCAATTTTTCGTAGTTGCTGCGCGCCGCCGCCGCTCTACTTTTTACAATGAGTGAGGCTAAAACGCTACGCCAAAAATCGCTCTTAACGCTCAAAATAAAGGGGTCGTTAAACATATTTTTTAAAAAAACTTCAACCTCGCTCAGATTGTTCGGACCGCCCATGTTGAGTAAAATTAGGGCTTTTTTCATGAGATGATTTCTCTGATTTTTATCGCATCCTCTACGCTTGCAAGACCTGCGTTAGTGCTGCTGTCGCACATCGCGCAAAACGCTTCGTGTTCGCGGCGTAGCGAAAAATCGTCGCGATCGACGCGCAGATTTACGCGCCCGTCAGGCGTAATTTTAAAAAGAGTTATTGAGATTAGATCGCCGAAATACACACCGCTGTCGGTGCAAATCTCTATACCGTGGCGCCTGATCGGATAGAGATTGGACTGCATTAGCGTGCAATAGCAGCCGCTTTTTGTGTGAAGCGTCGCGCATGCGGCTAGAGTGCGCTCTTTAGAGATATTTTTGCTAAGTTCTATGCAGGCGATCTCGCTGTGAGAAAGCAGCCGCACAAGATCGATATCTCTAAAAAGGGCATTGGCGACGATATCCGCTCTATCGTCGTTTGCAAAGCCGCTTACGAAGCTCATCGAAAAAATTTTATCCCCCTTGGCAAGCTCGCGTAGCAAGGATACGATGACAGGATTGTAGCGGTCGGAGTAGCCTACGGCTAGGCGTGTACCGTTAGTGGTGACTGCGTAGTTTATCTCTCTAGCTTCGGCTAGGCTTTGTGCGAGTGGGGATTCTACAAAGATATTTTTGGTAAACGGCAGGCATTTTAAAATCAGCTCTTTATGCGATGGCGGGGGAGCCGTAATGACCACCGCATCGGGCTTAGCGGTATTAAAAAGATCGGTTAGATTATCAAAGATCGGATAGCGCGGGCCGAAATTTTCACTGCTGCCCTTATGATAAAGTGCTACAAGCTCGAAATAATCGCTCCTTCTTAGCTCGCTGAAGTGCTTTTGACCAAGCTCGCCCATGCCTATGATCGCTATCTTTTTTTTCATCGCCATGCCCTAAATTTAATCTTTCGCGCCATTATAACTAAGAATGGTTAAAATTTATAATTTTTAAAATCTAATTTAGCTAAAATGCACCTTTAAAATTTAACTTGAAATAGGACAAATCATGGATATTAGAAGCGAATATTTAAATTTCTTTGCAAGCAAGGGGCATCAGATCATTCCTAGTGCGCCGCTGGTGCCAGATGATGATAGCTTGCTGTTTACAAACGCGGGCATGGTGCCGTTTAAAAGCATATTTACAGGAGCCGTTCCGCGCCCGATCCCGCCTATCCGCACGAGCTGTCAGACCTGCATCCGCGCGGGTGGCAAGCACAACGACCTAGACAACGTCGGCTATACCGCGCGCCACCATACGTTTTTTGAGATGCTTGGAAATTTCAGCTTCGGCGAGTATTTCAAAGAGCAGGCGATTGCCTATGCGTGGGAGTTTATCACTGAAATTTTAAAGCTTCCAAAAGACAAACTCTACGTCACTGTGCACGAAAAGGACGATGAGGCGTTTGGGTTCTGGGCGCGCCACATAGCGCAGGAGCGCATATATCGCTTCGGCGATCACGATAATTTTTGGGCGATGGGCGATACCGGGCCATGCGGGCCGTGCAGCGAAATTTTTTACGATCAGGGTGAGGAGCATTTTCACTCGCCCGAGGATTATATGGGCGGCGACGGCGACCGCTTTTTAGAGATTTGGAATTTAGTTTTCATGCAGTACGAGCGTAGCAAAGACGGCAAGCTTAGCCCGCTTCCAAAGCCTAGCATAGACACGGGCATGGGGCTTGAGCGCGTCACAGCGATTAAAGAAGGCAAGTTTAGCAACTACGACAGCTCGCTTTTCATGCCACTAATTGATGAGGTTGCAAAGCTTTGCGGCAAACCTTACGTTTATGAAAGCGGCGCGAGCTATCGCGTCATCGCCGATCATATCCGCTCGGTTACGTTTTTGCTAGCACAGGGAACGAATTTTAATCGCGAGGGTAGAGGATATGTTTTGCGTAGAATTCTGCGCCGTGCCGTTCGCCACGGCTATTTGCTCGGTATAAAAGAGCCCTTTATGTATCGCCTCGTGGATAAAGTATGCGAGCTGATGGGCGGGCACTATGCCTATCTGAACGAGAAAAAGCAAGCCGTAAAGGAGCAGATTAAACTCGAAGAGGAGCGGTTTTTCGCCACTTTGGCAAACGGCATCGAGCTTTTTAACGAGGAGCTTGCGCGCACTAAAGAAGTTTTTAGCGGCGAGGTCGCGTTTAAACTATACGATACCTACGGCTTTCCGCTCGATCTGACCGCCGATATGCTGCGCGAGAAAAATTTGCGCGTGGATGAAGCTAAATTTGACGCGCTTATGAGCGAGCAAAGGCAGATAGCTAAAGCCGCATGGAAGGGCAGTGGCGATAAAAACGTCCGTGGCGATTTTAAGGCACTGCTAGAGAAATTTGGTGAGAATAAATTTAGCGGTTACGAAGAGCTTAGCCGCACGAGCAAG carries:
- a CDS encoding nucleotide sugar dehydrogenase, encoding MKIAIIGLGYVGLPLAAAFAAKHEVVGFDVSQERIDELRGGHDRTLELSDEELAAAIQNGLKFSANLDDMRQSNFYIVCVPTPVDRLNRPDLTPLIKASESVGAVLKKGDIVVYESTVYPGATEEDCVPVLERVSGLKFNRDFFCGYSPERINPGDKIHTVTKIKKIVSASTQEALDVVDSVYLSILQNGTFRASSIKVAEAAKVIENTQRDINIGFINELAILFGKLGINTNDVIDAAATKWNFLSFRPGLVGGHCIGIDPYYLAQKATEVGYHPEIILSSRRINDNMGSYVATEVVKMMIKYDEKVKGAKVLILGLTFKENCPDTRNTRVVDMINELKNFGCEVSVYDPWASAADAKRYYDIDLLQKPDLRKFDCVVIAVAHKQFFELDYTGSLVYDVKNVYKGAQGKL
- the hemH gene encoding ferrochelatase, with product MKKALILLNMGGPNNLSEVEVFLKNMFNDPFILSVKSDFWRSVLASLIVKSRAAAARSNYEKLGGRSPICSITEALCERVNLLARAKLGAGLKFENAADAGAANEPPQSIPTQSEVLQNEAPQDEKPIDELVCDYAMNYTPPFAEDVLKKYADFDEIILMPLYPHFSKTTVQSSLCSAEAALKRLGTKNYKTIDIFYDIAAYNEILLNLIAGCVAKFSADEISQISLIFSAHSLPVKMITAGDPYEAQVEAHVKILKDLLATRGIKFKEIILAYQSRLGPVKWLEPNIADVLRDLQSKKALIFPIAFCVDNSETDFELDIFYRAQARELGYEYYEVCKCPNSREDFAKFILAQAL
- a CDS encoding Gfo/Idh/MocA family oxidoreductase, translated to MKKKIAIIGMGELGQKHFSELRRSDYFELVALYHKGSSENFGPRYPIFDNLTDLFNTAKPDAVVITAPPPSHKELILKCLPFTKNIFVESPLAQSLAEAREINYAVTTNGTRLAVGYSDRYNPVIVSLLRELAKGDKIFSMSFVSGFANDDRADIVANALFRDIDLVRLLSHSEIACIELSKNISKERTLAACATLHTKSGCYCTLMQSNLYPIRRHGIEICTDSGVYFGDLISITLFKITPDGRVNLRVDRDDFSLRREHEAFCAMCDSSTNAGLASVEDAIKIREIIS
- the alaS gene encoding alanine--tRNA ligase, whose amino-acid sequence is MDIRSEYLNFFASKGHQIIPSAPLVPDDDSLLFTNAGMVPFKSIFTGAVPRPIPPIRTSCQTCIRAGGKHNDLDNVGYTARHHTFFEMLGNFSFGEYFKEQAIAYAWEFITEILKLPKDKLYVTVHEKDDEAFGFWARHIAQERIYRFGDHDNFWAMGDTGPCGPCSEIFYDQGEEHFHSPEDYMGGDGDRFLEIWNLVFMQYERSKDGKLSPLPKPSIDTGMGLERVTAIKEGKFSNYDSSLFMPLIDEVAKLCGKPYVYESGASYRVIADHIRSVTFLLAQGTNFNREGRGYVLRRILRRAVRHGYLLGIKEPFMYRLVDKVCELMGGHYAYLNEKKQAVKEQIKLEEERFFATLANGIELFNEELARTKEVFSGEVAFKLYDTYGFPLDLTADMLREKNLRVDEAKFDALMSEQRQIAKAAWKGSGDKNVRGDFKALLEKFGENKFSGYEELSRTSKVLALLNEDFAEVDELKAGDIGWAMFDVTPFYAQSGGQTGDSGEVESIADVFDTQKFYGLNLSHLRLNRNLKIGDIVGLKVSEEREQIARHHSATHLLHAVLRAVLGAHIAQAGSLVEADRLRFDFSHPKALSDEELAKIEEFVNNAVCKGCAAKTEIMDIDDAKNSGAIALFGEKYGSKVRVVSFGEISKELCGGIHVRNLSEIGSFFIVKESGVSAGVRRIEAVCSRAALNLALQNRAKLAEISAELKGIEPLRAIEKLKDEIRSLKDQIKHASSSHALAFLNIGDTKLCVASVESGDIKTMIDEFKNSHEKAAIMLMQVDTDGKISIAAGVKNAPIKAGEWVKLAAQILGGGGGGRDDFATAGGRDVLKIEEAIKEAISYAKGKI